One genomic segment of Dysosmobacter sp. Marseille-Q4140 includes these proteins:
- a CDS encoding ATP-dependent DNA helicase RecQ translates to MDSKEVLQQYIVGAMKSQSAIAELEKKLVDTSDFLKMQEAARSRYVIGFIRRVVQFKREEASAKDICLNIRDLILILGRVKLTEKLYTVVKEYGTEFDLVCENDLQVSCLHHIPEWLEPHQYIKDVYALRHDNGIELETESSGDAILATHTGFNAYKSFEQKVAVHTALNLPNGHTLLISLPTGGGKSLVTQLLASSSDGLTVVIVPTVALALDQYYAAQQNLTNGTEIYCYRGEQSEIERVEIIKALKDKKARMLFTSPEAILKNSELHRILDNAAKSHYLTNVVVDEAHVVPDWGVFFRPDFQIFSILLKKWKYESEGFIRTFLLSATLSDDVVDTLFALFGSDGKNAQVRCDALRQEPRFYFHSAKSRKEQIDKTIEAIKLLPKPMVVYVLEPREAKELQKKLCEFGYKNIPVFTGETKEIDRNTILTGWKNHDFDVVIATSAFGIGVDKPDVRTIIHACCPENLSRFYQEVGRGGRDRLPSLSLFIPYQSRYDSDGDVRRALGLVSKRVLTVDRAVIRWKGMLSNPAAMIDFDECVLNTSATPSTMTDEEAEYAGNRNVAWNVNLLLFLHRTGFIDLLDANYVFDKKSNPPKKYYTVTIKLLQPNILSDDDILTAALIEPRAREYEAQMVGYRIMSELVSSPKALCWGRVFRHLFPLSREVCNGCPADPEGRITSDDTYKLRTDPEIKLPAAPPAPRLGRNMGSFNEMIISRPSTGPCSTEEVAVIAAKASQNNIGAFVVPSRLADEIVYNGILLNYEEFYYAVVHCPYLFAKGVVCIFDGDTATNFTLYKNLGKLDAFGYRKILYCNENTIVANGGKTIREYSDGYPIPIQKF, encoded by the coding sequence ATGGATAGTAAAGAAGTATTACAGCAATACATAGTGGGAGCCATGAAGTCCCAAAGTGCCATTGCGGAATTAGAGAAAAAGCTTGTCGATACATCTGATTTTTTGAAAATGCAGGAGGCAGCAAGATCACGCTATGTAATTGGATTTATCCGACGCGTCGTTCAGTTCAAACGAGAAGAAGCATCAGCAAAGGATATATGCCTAAATATTCGTGACCTTATCTTAATTCTTGGTCGTGTGAAGCTTACTGAAAAACTTTATACGGTTGTAAAAGAGTACGGTACAGAGTTCGATCTTGTGTGTGAAAATGACCTGCAAGTGTCTTGTTTACACCATATTCCAGAATGGCTTGAACCTCATCAATACATCAAGGATGTGTACGCCCTTCGCCATGACAATGGTATTGAGCTTGAAACTGAATCTTCCGGTGATGCGATACTGGCAACACATACTGGCTTTAACGCCTATAAAAGCTTTGAACAAAAGGTAGCCGTTCATACAGCTTTGAATTTACCCAATGGCCATACACTTCTTATTTCGCTACCTACTGGCGGTGGCAAGAGCTTGGTTACGCAGCTGTTGGCAAGTTCTTCTGACGGGTTAACTGTTGTAATTGTGCCCACTGTGGCCTTGGCATTAGATCAGTATTATGCAGCCCAGCAAAACTTGACAAATGGCACCGAGATTTATTGTTATCGAGGCGAACAATCTGAAATTGAAAGAGTTGAGATTATCAAAGCTCTGAAAGATAAAAAGGCACGTATGCTGTTTACTTCTCCAGAGGCAATTTTGAAGAACTCAGAGCTTCACCGCATATTGGACAATGCAGCAAAAAGTCACTATTTGACCAATGTTGTGGTTGATGAAGCCCATGTTGTTCCAGATTGGGGCGTGTTTTTTAGACCTGACTTTCAGATTTTTTCTATTCTTCTGAAGAAGTGGAAATATGAATCGGAAGGGTTCATCCGTACATTTCTGCTTTCGGCCACGCTGTCTGATGATGTAGTTGACACCTTGTTTGCACTGTTTGGTTCAGACGGTAAAAATGCTCAGGTTCGTTGTGATGCACTTCGCCAGGAGCCACGATTCTATTTCCACTCTGCAAAGTCTCGAAAAGAACAAATTGATAAGACTATCGAGGCCATCAAATTGCTTCCAAAGCCGATGGTTGTCTATGTGCTTGAACCAAGAGAAGCTAAGGAACTGCAAAAAAAGCTTTGTGAATTTGGATACAAAAATATCCCCGTTTTCACCGGAGAAACCAAGGAAATAGACCGAAACACTATATTAACCGGCTGGAAAAATCACGACTTTGATGTTGTGATTGCTACCTCTGCCTTTGGTATTGGTGTTGACAAACCTGATGTCAGAACGATCATCCATGCTTGCTGTCCTGAAAATCTGAGCAGATTTTACCAGGAGGTAGGTCGTGGTGGTCGTGATAGGCTTCCATCGCTTAGCCTGTTTATTCCTTATCAGAGCAGATACGATAGCGACGGTGATGTGCGTCGGGCGCTGGGCCTTGTCAGCAAAAGAGTTCTCACCGTTGACCGCGCGGTTATCCGCTGGAAGGGGATGCTTTCTAACCCTGCAGCAATGATTGATTTTGATGAATGTGTTTTGAACACTTCTGCCACACCTTCCACGATGACAGACGAGGAGGCCGAGTATGCAGGAAACAGAAATGTTGCATGGAATGTAAACTTACTGCTGTTTCTGCATCGCACCGGATTTATTGACCTTCTTGATGCAAACTATGTATTCGACAAAAAATCGAATCCACCAAAAAAATACTATACGGTCACGATTAAGCTACTACAACCGAATATCCTCAGCGATGATGACATTCTCACAGCCGCACTGATAGAACCCCGCGCCAGAGAATATGAAGCACAAATGGTTGGATATAGAATCATGAGTGAACTTGTATCCTCTCCCAAAGCATTGTGTTGGGGGCGTGTTTTCAGACACCTTTTCCCGCTTTCTCGGGAAGTATGCAATGGCTGTCCAGCAGATCCTGAAGGCCGCATCACAAGTGATGATACTTACAAGTTGCGAACCGATCCCGAGATTAAGCTTCCAGCTGCACCTCCGGCTCCACGCTTGGGGCGAAACATGGGGTCCTTTAATGAAATGATTATCAGCAGACCATCAACAGGACCTTGCAGCACTGAAGAAGTTGCTGTGATTGCAGCAAAGGCTTCTCAAAACAATATTGGTGCATTTGTTGTTCCAAGCCGTCTGGCCGATGAGATTGTTTACAATGGCATTCTCTTGAATTACGAAGAGTTCTATTATGCGGTTGTCCATTGCCCCTATCTCTTCGCTAAAGGTGTTGTCTGTATTTTTGACGGCGACACCGCCACAAACTTTACTCTGTACAAGAACCTTGGAAAACTGGATGCCTTTGGCTATCGTAAGATACTCTACTGTAACGAGAACACCATCGTTGCCAATGGTGGTAAAACGATAAGAGAGTATAGCGACGGTTATCCTATTCCGATTCAAAAATTCTAA